The Catenulispora sp. GP43 nucleotide sequence CCCCGAGCTCCTGGAACGCCGTCTCGGTCAGCTTCCACCGGCCGTCCTCCCCCGGCGCCACGTAGGCCGACCGGAACAGCTCCCACAGGTCCTGCGGCGTCATCTCCCGGCCGTGCTCGTCGGTGGCCCGCTGGACCACCTTGGAGAACCCGGGCTGGAAGTCGCGCGGCAGATCGACGCCGTAGTGCGTGCGCAGCAGGTAGGCGATCCCGCCCTTGCCCGACTGGCTGTTGACCCGGATCACGCCCCGGTAGCTGCGGCCGACGTCGGCCGGGTCGATCGGCAGGTAGGGCACGTCCCAGGGAGCCCTGCTCTCCGGCACCCCCAGCTCCGCGGCGCGCGCCGCGTGGTGCGCCATGCCCTTGCTGATGGCGTCCTGGTGCGTGCCGGAGAACGCGGTGTAGACGAGGTCGCCGCCGTAGGGGTGTCGCGGGTGCACCTGGATGCGGTTGCACTCCTCGACCACGTCCTTGATCGCGTCGATGTCGGAGAAGTCGACCATCGGGTCCACGCCCTGGGCGTGCAGGTTCAGCCCCAGCGTGACCAGGTCGACGTTGCCGGTGCGCTCGCCGTTGCCGAACAGGCAGCCCTCGACGCGCTGCGCCCCGGCCAGCACCGCGAGTTCGGCGCAGGCCACGCCGGTTCCGCGGTCGTTGTGCGGGTGCACGGACAGGATGACGTGCTCGCGCCGAGCCAGGTTCCGGCTCAGGTACTCGATCTGGTCGGCGTAGACGTTCGGCGTCGCCACCTCGACGGTGGCCGGCAGGTTGTGCACCACCGGGCGGTCGGCGCAGGCGTCCCAGATCTCGGTGACGCGGTCGCAGACCTCGATGACGTAGTCCGGCTCGGTCAGGATGAACACTTCGGGGGAGAACTCGAAGCGCATCCGGCCGGCATCGGGCCCTCTGTGCTCGGCCAGTTTGGCGACCAGTCCGGCGGCGTCCTCGATCATCGCCTTGACCTCGGCGCGGCTGCCGCGCAGCACCAGGTCCCGCCAGGCCGGGGCGGTCGCGGTGTACAGGTGGACCAGGACGTTCGGCAGGCCCTCGACGGACTCGAAGGTGCGCTCGATCAGCTCGGGCCGGGCCGGGGTGAAGACCGAGATGGTGACGTCCTCGGGGATGGCTCCCTCTTGCTGCCGCACCGCCAGGGACCGGACGAAGTCGAAGTCGGTCTGGCTGGCCGAGGGATAGGCGACCTCGATCTCCTTGAAGCCCATCCGCAGGAACAGGTCGAACATCTTCGTCTTGCGCGCAGTGTCCATCGGCTCGGCCAGCGCCTGGTTGCCGTCGCGCAAGTCCACCGGGACCCACAACGGGGCGGCGGTGAAGCGGTTGTCGGGCCAGGTGCGCGCGGGTTGTGACGGACCGGCGAGCGGGACGTCCACCCGCTCGAACACGTTCCGGTAGCGGTACGAGGGCATCGGGCTGGGCTGCTGGGGGTTCCACGGCGTCGACAGGGCTCGGGGTGTCATGACTCGAAACCGTAGCACTCCTCAGACAAGCTGAGCACCTGAGTTGCAGAGCGGTACCGGAACAGTGGTACAACTGGCCCGTGAGCCTCCGATCGATCCAGCCCAGCCCGCTCGTCGAGCAGGCCGCCGAGCAGCTGCGCGAGCAGATCACCGGCGGGGCCTGGCCGGTCGGCACCAAGCTGCCCGGCGAGACCACCCTGGCCGCCTCCCTGGGCGTCGGCCGCTCCACGGTCCGCGAGGCGATCCGGGCCCTGGCCGGCGAGGGCCTGCTCCAGCCCAGGCAGGGCGCCGGGGTGTTCGTGCTGGCCACCGAGTCCCGCACCGACCTGGCCGACCACTTGCGCAAGGCCTCGCTGGCCGACCTCTACGAGGTCCGGATGATGATCGAGACCCGCGCCGCGCGCCTGGCCGCCGAGCGCCGCACCCCGGCCGACGCCGCGGTGCTGGAGGCGGCGCTGGAGCGCCGGACCCGCGCCGCGCGCCGCTCGGACGAGGAGTTCATCGACGCCGACGTCGCCCTGCACACGGCCGTCGTCGCGGCGGCCGGGAACCCGGTGCTGACCGCCTTGTTCGAGCAGTTCGTCCCGACGCTGCGCGAGGCCCTGACCGAGCTGGTCCGGCGCAGCGGCCGCGCCGACGAGAACCTCGGGCACGCCGCGCACGCCGCGCTGGTCGCCGCGGTCACCGAGGGCAACCCGGACCGTGCCGAGGCCGTGGTCTCCGAGGAGATCGCCTCGACTCCGCTGCGCCGGATCCTCTGAGCGTCCGGCGCGGTCCTCCCGTGAACCACTCGGGCGCCGCCCTCTTGTGGCCTCCCGCATATAGGAGTTGGCTGCAAGGAACAGCCGGGTAACGAAGTATGTACAGCTGGTACAACCGCTACCCCAGTGTCATGACAAGATCGGCTCCGGCTCGGTGACGAGCCGCCCTGACACAGGAAAAGGAGCACGCTCGATGGCAGACAAATCTGGTGGACAGGGCGCCCACGCCGGGGCCGCCGGCAGGGTGCCGACGCCCTCCCGGCCCGAGCAGATCCGGAACGTGGTCCTGGTCGGCCACACCGGCGCCGGCAAGACCACGCTGGTGGAGTCGCTGCTGGCGGCCACGGGCGGCGTGAACCGGCCCGGCCGGGTCGAGGAGGGCACCACCGTCACCGACTTCGACGAGGTCGAGCAGCGGCAGCAGCGCTCGGTGGCGCTGGCGCTGGCACCGGTGGAGTTCGAGGGGATCAAGGTCAACCTGCTGGACGCCCCGGGCTACGCCGACTTCGTCGGCGACCTGCGCGCCGGACTGCGGGCGGCGGACGCCGCGCTGTTCGTCGTGTCGGCCGCCGACGGAGTCGACGGCTCCACGCGCCTGCTGTGGGAGGAGTGCGCGGCGGTCGGGATGCCGCGCGCCGTGGTGGTCACCAAGCTGGACTCGGCGCGGGCCGACTTCGACGAGATGGTGCTGATCTGCCAGCGGATCTTCGGCGACGGCGTACAGCCGCTGTACCTGCCGCTGCTGGACGACGAGGAGCACGTCGGCGGCGTGATCGGGCTGCTGACGCAGAAGATCTACGAGTACGCCGACGGCGAGCGCGAGGAACGGGACTCCGAGGAGGTGCACCGCGAGGCCGTGGAGAACGCCCGCAACGCGCTGATCGAGGGGATCATCGCCGAGAGCGAGGACGAGACCCTCATGGACCGCTACCTGGACGGCGAGGACCTGGACGTCGAGGTCCTCATCGCCGACCTGGAGAAGGCGGTGGCCCGCGGGTCCTTCTACCCGGTGCTCCCGTACTCGGCGATCACCTCCGGATCGGTCGCCACTCCCCCGGCGCTGGGCTCGATCGAGCTGCTGGAGCTGATGACGAAGGCGTTCCCCTCGCCGCTGGAGCACGAGGTGCCGCCCGTGACCACGCCGGAGGGCAAGCCGAAGGGGCCGCTGACCTGCGACCCGGCCGGGCCGCTGGTCGCCGAGGTGGTGAAGACCTCCACCGACCCCTACGTCGGGCGGATCAGCGTGGTGCGGGTGTTCTCCGGCACGCTGCGCCCCGACGTCCCGATCCACGTCTCCGGGCACGGCCAGGAGGCCCGCGGGCACGCCGACCACGACATCGACGAGCGCGTCGGCGCACTGTCCAGCCCGCTGGGCAAGCAGCAGCGCGGCATCGACGCCGGCATCGCCGGGGACATCGTCGCGGTGGCCAAGCTGCTGCACGCCGAGAGCGGCGACACGCTGTCCGGCAAGGACGACCCGATGCTGATCGAGCAGTGGCTGATGCCGGACCCGCTGCTGCCGATCGCGATCCGCGCGCACGCCAAGAGCGACGAGGACAAACTGGCGCAGTCGCTGTCCCGGCTGGTCGCCGAGGACGCCACGCTGCGCCTGGAGATGAACCCCGAGACCCGCCAGTTGGTGCTGTGGTGCATGGGCGAGGCCCATATGGACCTGGTCCTGGACCGGCTGAAGAACAAGTTCGGAGTGGCCGTGGACACGGTCGCGCACCGCATCTCGCTGCGCGAGACGTTCGGCGGCGCGGCGAAGGGCCACGGCCGGCACGTCAAGCAGTCCGGCGGCCACGGCCAGTACGCCATCTGCGACATCGAGGTCGAGCCGCTCCCGTCCGGCAGCGGGTTCGAGTTCGTGGACAAGGTGGTCGGCGGCGCGGTCCCGCGCAACTTCATCCCGTCGGTGGAGAAGGGCGTGCGGGCCCAGATGGAGCGCGGCGTCGCGGCCGGCTACCCGGTGATCGACCTGCGCGTGACGCTGTACGACGGCAAGGCGCACTCGGTGGACTCCAGCGACATGGCCTTCCAGACCGCGGGCGCGCTGGCACTGAAGGACGCGGCGGCCAAGACCAGCGTCCTGCTGCTGGAGCCGGTGGACAGCCTGGAGATCCTGGTCGCCGACGAGTACGTGGGCGCGATCATGGGCGATCTGTCGTCGCGGCGCGGCCGCGTGTCCGGCTCCGAGCCCGGCGAGAACGGCCGCACGATCATCCGCGCGGACGCCCCGGAGGTCGAGATCGGGCGCTACGCGATCGAGCTGCGCTCGCTGTCGCACGGGACCGGGACGTTCACCCGCAGCTATCTGGGCCACGAGCCGATGCCGCCGCAGCTGGCGTCGAAGATGAAGACGGAGGCCGAGCAGGAGGAGTGAGGCCTCTGCGTCGCTCGCCTGATCGCGGGTGGTGATCCGGGTTCCGGGTCACCACCCGCTCTGTTGTCTGTCGCCTCTCGCATTCTTCACTTGAGCATTGTGTACATCAATGTTCATTGTCAGTAGGCTGCTTCGCCGGGACCACTGACGGGTGAGGGGTGGAACGTGGTGCGCAAGTCCTCGGCCAAGCAGCCGACCATGCAACTGAACGTGCTGGGACCGTCGAACACGGCACCGCCGGCGGCTGCGCAGCAGGCACCTCAGCAGCCACCGCAGGCTCCGCAACCGCCGCAACCGCCGTCACAGCACCAGCAACCGGACCCGCGGCAGCAGGGGCGGTCCGGCAAGACGATCCCGATCATCGCGCTGGTGGCGGTGGTGCTGGCGGCCGGCGGCGGCCTCACCTGGGCCCTGTGGCCGAAGAGCAAGGCGGCGCCGCACATAGCCAGCCCGATGCATGTGGTCCCGGGCACCGTGCAGGCCGCGGTCCTGACCCCGGACGAGGTCAGCAAGGCGGTCGGGACGACGGTGGTGGCCGGTCCCGTGGTGAACCAGCCGCCGGCGGCGCTGACCGCCGACCCGGCGTCGTGCGCGGTGGCGGTGGGACCGGCGACGGTGTCCGGCTACACGCAGGGCTGGACCGTGTTCCTGTCCACGACGTATGAGGACTCGACCGGGTCCGGCGACTACACCGTGACCCAGACCGTCGGCGTCTACGGTGCCGCCGACCAGGCCTCGGGCGTGTTCGGCAAGCTCGGCGACGGCGTGAAGGCCTGCCCGTCCGCGGCCCGGAAGAGCTCCGGCCAGGGCTCGGTGAAGTGGGACTACACCGTCGGAACCGCCGGCGCCGACACGCTGACCTGGACCGCGGCCCAGGACTCCGGCGGCGGCTGGGCCTGCTACCGGCAGGCCCGGCTCAAGGGCAAGGACGTGGTGCAGGTCGCGGTGTGCGAGGGCGGGGACGGGAAGGCGGCGGTGCAGCAGATCGCCGACCAGTTCACGGCCCGGGTGAGCGGGTAGCCGTGGGTGCCCCCGTGAGACGCGGCCGCATGCTGCGCCGGCGCTCCGCCGCGGTGCTGGTGGCGGCGACGGCACTGGGAGCCCTGGCCTTCGCCGGGGTCCCGGCGCAGGCCGCGACCGCCACGACGGCCAGGGCGGCCACCACGGCCGCGACCAACGCGACCCCCGCCGGCTCGCACGCGCTCCCGGCGCACGCCGCCGGGCCGGGCTTCGTCATGGCCGACCCGGCCCCGCCGCCGGCGATGCCGTCCCCGCTGGACTCCTCAGGCCCGGCGCAGGTCCAGGCGCTGGAGCAGAAGTACGAGACGGACGCGCAGAACGACGAGCAGAAGGCCAACCAGCTCGCCGACGAGAAGACCTCGCTGGAGCAGCGGGCGTCCGACGTGCAGAACCGCGAGAGCACGCTGGCGACGCAGGCCTCGAACCTGGAGAACCAGTCCAACGCGCTCACCAGCCAGGTCCAGACCCTCAACAGCGAGATCGACGCGCACAACGCCGAACCGCACACCTTCCAGCTCCCGGACCAGGAAGCGGCGTACGCGGCGTACAACGAGGAGAAGGCGAGCCTCGACGCGCAGAAGACGAACCTGCAGAACCAGATCAACGCGCTCACCGCGCAGAGCGACAAGCTGCAGAGCGACCAGGCCAAGGCGGACGCGGACCAGACGCAGCTCGAGACGGACGTCCAGACCCACAACGACGCCGTCTCGGCGCTCGAGAACGACGTCTCGCAGCTGGAGAACGAGCGCCAGGAGATCCTCTCCCAGATCGACGACCTGCTGCAGAACTACGCCGACGCCCAGCCGGACGGCGAGGCCGACGCCCCCGCCGCCGAGGGCGGCGACGAGTCCGAGCCGCCGGCCGCGGCCGCCCCGCCGGCCCAGGCCCAGGCCCTGCCCAGCAGCGGCGGCGACGAAGCCGCCCCTGGGGACACCGAGTACACGCCGACCGGCAGCGGGACGGACACCGGCCCGTCCGGCTCGGGGTCGGCCCCGGCGCCGGCCGCGGCGGCCCCGACCCAGGCCCCGGTGACGGTGACGCTGTCGCCGTCCACGGTGAAGGGACTGCCGGCGAGCCAGGCCGAGAACATCGAGCCCAGCGAGACCTTCGACGGCCTGATCCCGGAGGCGAACGGCGACTACGCGGCCGAGGAGGCCGAACCTCCGGCCGGGCAGTCCGCACCGCCGTCGCGGAAGGCGTTCGCCGACGCCGTCAACAACGGCGGCAAGGCCACCACGTCCATCGGCGGCCGGCCGGCCACCATCGACCGCGTGGTCCCGGTGACCTCGGAGCCCGCCGCGGACGAGGGCGGGGACACGCCGCGGCCGGCTCCGGCGGCGGCGAAGCCGGCGGCGCCGAGCTGGGTGCCGCCGGTGAACCGGGCGAATCCCGGGAACGGGCCGCCGGTCAGCATCGACGCGTTGCAGTCGATGCTCGACTCCGACGGCCTGGGCTCCGAAGCCGGCCAGTTCGACCTCGAATACTCGCCGACCGTCCTGGACGAGAACGGCGAGCCCACCTACGCCTCGACGCCGACGGATGCCGAGGGCGATCCCGAGCTCGGCGCGACCGGCAAACCGATCATCCGGCTGTCGAACCTCGGCCTGCAGAACCCCGGCGAAGCCGAGAGCGCCTTCGACGAGGCGGCGCTGACCGAGCGCCTCAACCAGGACAGCTCGCCGTGCCCGCACAGCTTCTCGGGCTCGACCAGGGTCCTGATGGCGGACGGGTCCTCCGAGCCGATCGCCGAGGTCCGGGCCGGGGACGTCGTCGAGAACGCGCGGCCCGGCGGCGGGACCGAGACCCACCGCGTGGACCAGGTCCACGTCACCACGACCGACGCCGGCTTCGTCGACGTGTCCGTGCGCGGGACCGCGCCGGGCAGCGGAGGCACCGTCACCGGGACCGCGAACCATCCGTACTACGACGTCAGCGCCGGCGGCTTCGCCGACGCCGGCACCCTGAGCGTCGGCGACCGGCTGCAGAGCGGCGCCGGCGCACAGGCGACGGTCAGCGGGGTCCGGCCGCACGTCGGACCGCTGGTCACCTACGACCTGACGATCGACGGGCTGCACACGTACTACGTGCTCGCCGGCGACACCCCCGTTCTGGTCCACAACTGCGGCGACGCGGCTCTGGCCCCCGACGAGACCGACGCGTCCCTGGCCCGGGACCGGGCCGGTCAGCTGCAGGACGAACGGCAGGCCGCGGACCCGGGCGCGTCCAACGGGACCACCGCGGTCTTCGGTATCTTCAACACGCAGACCCGGCAGTGGTCGACACGGATCGGCTTCAACGGCACCTACGAGGCACCGGAGGACTGGCTGCAGCCCGGCGAGACGTTCGCGCCGGGGAAGGCCGGGGCGCACGCGGAAGAGAACATCGTCAACAGCCTG carries:
- the leuA gene encoding 2-isopropylmalate synthase; the encoded protein is MPSYRYRNVFERVDVPLAGPSQPARTWPDNRFTAAPLWVPVDLRDGNQALAEPMDTARKTKMFDLFLRMGFKEIEVAYPSASQTDFDFVRSLAVRQQEGAIPEDVTISVFTPARPELIERTFESVEGLPNVLVHLYTATAPAWRDLVLRGSRAEVKAMIEDAAGLVAKLAEHRGPDAGRMRFEFSPEVFILTEPDYVIEVCDRVTEIWDACADRPVVHNLPATVEVATPNVYADQIEYLSRNLARREHVILSVHPHNDRGTGVACAELAVLAGAQRVEGCLFGNGERTGNVDLVTLGLNLHAQGVDPMVDFSDIDAIKDVVEECNRIQVHPRHPYGGDLVYTAFSGTHQDAISKGMAHHAARAAELGVPESRAPWDVPYLPIDPADVGRSYRGVIRVNSQSGKGGIAYLLRTHYGVDLPRDFQPGFSKVVQRATDEHGREMTPQDLWELFRSAYVAPGEDGRWKLTETAFQELGDGGHRVEATVVRADGKVIPVAGIGNGPLSALTVALAKAGIGFEVLDYSEHALAAGADAAAVCYIRARVEGREVWGVGMDTSVLTAMVRAAVSALNQ
- a CDS encoding FadR/GntR family transcriptional regulator, yielding MSLRSIQPSPLVEQAAEQLREQITGGAWPVGTKLPGETTLAASLGVGRSTVREAIRALAGEGLLQPRQGAGVFVLATESRTDLADHLRKASLADLYEVRMMIETRAARLAAERRTPADAAVLEAALERRTRAARRSDEEFIDADVALHTAVVAAAGNPVLTALFEQFVPTLREALTELVRRSGRADENLGHAAHAALVAAVTEGNPDRAEAVVSEEIASTPLRRIL
- a CDS encoding elongation factor G-like protein EF-G2, whose translation is MADKSGGQGAHAGAAGRVPTPSRPEQIRNVVLVGHTGAGKTTLVESLLAATGGVNRPGRVEEGTTVTDFDEVEQRQQRSVALALAPVEFEGIKVNLLDAPGYADFVGDLRAGLRAADAALFVVSAADGVDGSTRLLWEECAAVGMPRAVVVTKLDSARADFDEMVLICQRIFGDGVQPLYLPLLDDEEHVGGVIGLLTQKIYEYADGEREERDSEEVHREAVENARNALIEGIIAESEDETLMDRYLDGEDLDVEVLIADLEKAVARGSFYPVLPYSAITSGSVATPPALGSIELLELMTKAFPSPLEHEVPPVTTPEGKPKGPLTCDPAGPLVAEVVKTSTDPYVGRISVVRVFSGTLRPDVPIHVSGHGQEARGHADHDIDERVGALSSPLGKQQRGIDAGIAGDIVAVAKLLHAESGDTLSGKDDPMLIEQWLMPDPLLPIAIRAHAKSDEDKLAQSLSRLVAEDATLRLEMNPETRQLVLWCMGEAHMDLVLDRLKNKFGVAVDTVAHRISLRETFGGAAKGHGRHVKQSGGHGQYAICDIEVEPLPSGSGFEFVDKVVGGAVPRNFIPSVEKGVRAQMERGVAAGYPVIDLRVTLYDGKAHSVDSSDMAFQTAGALALKDAAAKTSVLLLEPVDSLEILVADEYVGAIMGDLSSRRGRVSGSEPGENGRTIIRADAPEVEIGRYAIELRSLSHGTGTFTRSYLGHEPMPPQLASKMKTEAEQEE
- a CDS encoding sensor domain-containing protein, giving the protein MVRKSSAKQPTMQLNVLGPSNTAPPAAAQQAPQQPPQAPQPPQPPSQHQQPDPRQQGRSGKTIPIIALVAVVLAAGGGLTWALWPKSKAAPHIASPMHVVPGTVQAAVLTPDEVSKAVGTTVVAGPVVNQPPAALTADPASCAVAVGPATVSGYTQGWTVFLSTTYEDSTGSGDYTVTQTVGVYGAADQASGVFGKLGDGVKACPSAARKSSGQGSVKWDYTVGTAGADTLTWTAAQDSGGGWACYRQARLKGKDVVQVAVCEGGDGKAAVQQIADQFTARVSG
- a CDS encoding polymorphic toxin-type HINT domain-containing protein yields the protein MRRGRMLRRRSAAVLVAATALGALAFAGVPAQAATATTARAATTAATNATPAGSHALPAHAAGPGFVMADPAPPPAMPSPLDSSGPAQVQALEQKYETDAQNDEQKANQLADEKTSLEQRASDVQNRESTLATQASNLENQSNALTSQVQTLNSEIDAHNAEPHTFQLPDQEAAYAAYNEEKASLDAQKTNLQNQINALTAQSDKLQSDQAKADADQTQLETDVQTHNDAVSALENDVSQLENERQEILSQIDDLLQNYADAQPDGEADAPAAEGGDESEPPAAAAPPAQAQALPSSGGDEAAPGDTEYTPTGSGTDTGPSGSGSAPAPAAAAPTQAPVTVTLSPSTVKGLPASQAENIEPSETFDGLIPEANGDYAAEEAEPPAGQSAPPSRKAFADAVNNGGKATTSIGGRPATIDRVVPVTSEPAADEGGDTPRPAPAAAKPAAPSWVPPVNRANPGNGPPVSIDALQSMLDSDGLGSEAGQFDLEYSPTVLDENGEPTYASTPTDAEGDPELGATGKPIIRLSNLGLQNPGEAESAFDEAALTERLNQDSSPCPHSFSGSTRVLMADGSSEPIAEVRAGDVVENARPGGGTETHRVDQVHVTTTDAGFVDVSVRGTAPGSGGTVTGTANHPYYDVSAGGFADAGTLSVGDRLQSGAGAQATVSGVRPHVGPLVTYDLTIDGLHTYYVLAGDTPVLVHNCGDAALAPDETDASLARDRAGQLQDERQAADPGASNGTTAVFGIFNTQTRQWSTRIGFNGTYEAPEDWLQPGETFAPGKAGAHAEENIVNSLGPNEVIGFGGTTRNICWDVCYRLLNTDGTTFGGAGWRRGLSDKSPYTLFWNRDFFD